CCGTTGTACCTGCGTGCGCCCTCTCCGACTCCTCCGCCCGCTCGTCGCGCTGGCCCTGGTCCTCGGCGGCCTCGGCATGGCCGGGCCGCCCGCGGCCGCGGCCGCCGGTGTCATCACCGGTCACGTGACCGACGGCGAGGGGGACCCGATCGCCGGGGCGTCGCTCACCCTCTACACACGGACGGGCACGCTCTGGATCCAGGCGGGCACGACGTCGACCGATGCCACGGGCCGCTACGACACCTCCGCGCTCTCCCTCGCCGCGACCGGGTATCGGCTCCGGTTCAGTGCGAGCGGCTACGCCACGGAGTGGTACGACGACGCGCGAGCGCCGCGCAAGGCGACGACCCTCGCGCTGTCCTCGGCGGACGTCGTCATCGACGCGCAGCTCACCAGCGCCGTTCCCGTCGCGGGCGTCGTGAGCGACGATGCGGGGACTCCGGTCCTCGGCGCGCGTGTCGCGGTGCTGCAGAACGGGGGAGACGGCGTCTGGGACGTGGTCGCCGAGACGACGACCGGCACCGGCGGCTATGCGGTCGCGGTGGCACCCGGCACCTATCGGGTCAGGGCGGAGGGCAACGCCCTTGCCGTCGGCGGCGGGCAGGAGACCTACGGCTACGGCACGCGGTCGTACGACGGCGGAGCGGATCTCGTCGTACCCGCCGGAGGTGCCAGCGGTGTCGACATCCGGTTCGCTCCGCTCGCCCACGTCTCCGGCGTGGTGCGCGACCTCGACGGTCACCCGATCGGCGGCATCACCGTGTCCGCCTCCGGCACGTGTGGCGAGGGCTGCGGCCTGACCCCCGTGGCCAGCACGAGGACCGCCGCCGACGGGACCTACACCCTCCGGGCGGTCCCGGGGAGCTATGCGATCCGCTTCGACGACCAGGACGGCGCGGCCTGGTTCGAGGAGCGGTGGGCCGACGGGGCACCGATCACGGTCGGTGCCGCCGGTGTGGACGGGATCAGCCCGCGTCTCGTGGCCGCGCGCACCATCACCGGGCGGGTCAGCGTCGACGGTGTGGCGCGGGGCTTCGCACGGGTGTCGTGGCGGGACGCGTCGGTCGTCCCGTCCGAGCCGTGGACCGAGGACGACTGGACGTTCAGCAAACCGGACGGCAGCTACTCCCTCACCGTTCCCGAGGGCTCCTATCTGGTCCGGTTCCGCGACCCGACGATCCACCGGTGCGAGTTCTACGCGGGCGCCGGGATGCTGCAGGACGCGACGACCATCGAGGTCGGGAGCCAGGACCGCGCCGGCATCGACGCCAACCTCACCTCCGCGGACGCGGGGGACTGCACCGGTGCCGACCCGGGACGCAGCATCGCGAACGTCCAGCGACCGGTGATCACCGGCCCGCCTGAGGTCGGCCGGACCCTGACCGTCACCCCGGGCGTGTGGGAGCCCGGCGACGTCGAGGTCCAGTCCTACGTGTGGTCGGCCGGCGACGTGATCGTGGCGACCGGCCCCTCCCCGACGTACGTCGTGCGGCCGGGTGACGCGGGCCGGAGCATCGTCGTCCAGGAGATCGTCACGGCCGCGGGCTTCACCGAGCCGGGATTCGCCGAGTCCGACGCCCGGGGGCCGGTGATCGACCCGGCGGCGTGCGCGGCGGCCGCCGGCGCGATCGCCGGGGCGAGCACGGCGGCGACGGCCGCGGCGACGGGAGCCGATGCGGCGAGCACCAAGGCGGCCAAGGCGGCGAAGAAGCTGAAGAAGTTGAGGAAGGCGGGGGCCGCGAAGCCCAAGGTCGCCAAGGCGAGGAAGCGGGCCAAGGCCACCCGGAAGGCCCTCGCGGCCGCGCGGTCCGACCAGGTGGCGGCGAACGCAGCGGTCACTGCTGCCCAGGCCGCGGTGCCCGCCGGCTGTTGACCCGGATCGGGCTCAGACGCTTCTATGGGTTGACAACCCATAGAAGCGTCTCAGGCCGGCTTGACGTCCAGCACGACCTCGAACTCCAGCAGGTCGGCACCCGTCGCGACCGGCTTGCGCGGGGCCTCGCCCGCAGGCGCGGCGTGGGCCGCACGGGCGTCGCCGTCCCGCCAGGCGGCGAAGGAGGCCTCGTCGGCCCACTGGGTGACGACGAAGTAGCGCTGCTCGCCGGCCGTCGGCCGGAGCAGCTGGAAGCCGAGGAAGCCGGGGGCGCCCTCGACCGCCCCGGCCCGGGCGGCGAACCGCTTCTCCAGCTCGGGTCCGGCGTTCGGAGGGACCTGGATGGCGTTGATCTTCACGACGGACATGGATTTCCTTCGGGTCGGTGGGCTTCCGCGCAGGGCACGCCCGTACGCGATCTGGCCCTCGCGGCGGCGATCCCGGTGGAGTACCGCGAACGCCCACCGTCGATTCGGCTCTGTGAGCCTATCCAGTCACGACACCTGTCGGCCTATGTGCGTCGGTGGAAGCGGAGGTCGCCGTTGGGGAGGCGGTCGTGGATGAACGCGTGGTCGTGGATGCGGTGATGGTGGTGGTTGCAGAGGCTGATCGCGTTGGTGAGGTCGGTGGGCCCACCTTCGGACCAGGGGTGGAGGTGGTGGGCTTCGGTCCAGGCGGCGGGGATCGAACAGCCTTCGGCGCGGCAGTGTCGGTCGCGGAGGCGGA
This region of Nocardioides sp. L-11A genomic DNA includes:
- a CDS encoding carboxypeptidase-like regulatory domain-containing protein encodes the protein MRPLRLLRPLVALALVLGGLGMAGPPAAAAAGVITGHVTDGEGDPIAGASLTLYTRTGTLWIQAGTTSTDATGRYDTSALSLAATGYRLRFSASGYATEWYDDARAPRKATTLALSSADVVIDAQLTSAVPVAGVVSDDAGTPVLGARVAVLQNGGDGVWDVVAETTTGTGGYAVAVAPGTYRVRAEGNALAVGGGQETYGYGTRSYDGGADLVVPAGGASGVDIRFAPLAHVSGVVRDLDGHPIGGITVSASGTCGEGCGLTPVASTRTAADGTYTLRAVPGSYAIRFDDQDGAAWFEERWADGAPITVGAAGVDGISPRLVAARTITGRVSVDGVARGFARVSWRDASVVPSEPWTEDDWTFSKPDGSYSLTVPEGSYLVRFRDPTIHRCEFYAGAGMLQDATTIEVGSQDRAGIDANLTSADAGDCTGADPGRSIANVQRPVITGPPEVGRTLTVTPGVWEPGDVEVQSYVWSAGDVIVATGPSPTYVVRPGDAGRSIVVQEIVTAAGFTEPGFAESDARGPVIDPAACAAAAGAIAGASTAATAAATGADAASTKAAKAAKKLKKLRKAGAAKPKVAKARKRAKATRKALAAARSDQVAANAAVTAAQAAVPAGC
- a CDS encoding antibiotic biosynthesis monooxygenase, whose translation is MSVVKINAIQVPPNAGPELEKRFAARAGAVEGAPGFLGFQLLRPTAGEQRYFVVTQWADEASFAAWRDGDARAAHAAPAGEAPRKPVATGADLLEFEVVLDVKPA